From a single bacterium genomic region:
- a CDS encoding ATPase, T2SS/T4P/T4SS family, with protein MNDELEKITDSVLNEIDPFADGLERLKQISLVLHKMDWRERRPLYSMMQELVTKMPDMKASDIDFGGDSANGYIWYRIHGVKSPEQSIGRFLADQTNVLILNLLDETQLEILWDNRNCDFSYTTEVSRTNMGESARLRFRADAYFDMGNLALNMRHIAGSIRSFRELELHPNVARVLSLQHVKMGLVLVTGITGSGKSTTLDTIIDANNKTVDAHIVIIASPIETIHQSQRCIVRHREVGRDVRSFKDGAVQALRQDPDIIVIGEMRDPETIMTALDITDSGHKVFSTLHTASAVESIDRIIAEVPELEQTRVRMRLADVLQCVISQKLVPTLDSKRCLAKEVLVINSSVRAAIRNGNTTEIYQMIHESSADGMTTIEQDLKRLVQLRRIAPQSALDYSNNKKRMQELLSGL; from the coding sequence ATGAATGATGAACTAGAAAAAATTACCGATTCGGTACTCAATGAAATCGATCCATTTGCCGATGGACTCGAGCGACTCAAACAGATTTCATTGGTATTGCATAAAATGGATTGGCGGGAGCGACGTCCACTCTATTCGATGATGCAGGAATTGGTAACCAAGATGCCGGATATGAAAGCCAGCGACATTGATTTTGGCGGCGATTCGGCGAATGGGTATATCTGGTACCGCATTCATGGAGTGAAGTCACCCGAACAGTCGATTGGACGTTTTCTTGCAGATCAAACGAATGTTCTCATCTTAAACCTGCTCGATGAAACACAGCTTGAAATTCTTTGGGATAACCGGAATTGTGACTTTTCCTATACAACTGAAGTCAGTCGAACAAACATGGGAGAATCGGCGCGGTTAAGGTTTCGTGCTGACGCATATTTCGACATGGGCAACCTCGCGCTGAATATGCGACATATTGCCGGTTCGATTCGCTCATTCCGGGAGTTGGAACTTCATCCGAATGTTGCCAGGGTGTTATCTCTCCAGCATGTAAAAATGGGATTGGTGTTGGTCACTGGTATTACCGGTTCCGGCAAATCGACAACACTCGATACGATTATCGACGCAAACAATAAAACCGTCGATGCTCACATCGTGATTATCGCTTCGCCGATCGAGACAATCCATCAATCGCAGCGCTGCATCGTCCGCCATCGTGAGGTTGGACGTGATGTACGTTCGTTCAAAGATGGTGCTGTTCAAGCTCTTCGACAAGATCCCGATATCATTGTGATAGGTGAAATGCGTGATCCGGAAACGATAATGACCGCTCTCGATATCACCGACTCCGGTCATAAAGTGTTCTCAACTCTTCACACCGCCTCTGCCGTCGAATCGATCGACCGCATCATCGCAGAAGTGCCAGAACTTGAGCAAACCCGTGTCCGGATGCGCCTTGCCGATGTTCTACAATGTGTCATATCGCAAAAATTAGTTCCAACCTTGGATAGCAAGCGTTGTCTAGCAAAAGAAGTTCTCGTAATAAATTCGTCGGTGCGGGCAGCAATTCGGAATGGTAATACCACCGAAATTTATCAAATGATTCATGAGTCATCTGCCGATGGAATGACAACCATCGAACAGGATTTGAAACGATTGGTTCAGTTGCGGCGAATCGCTCCCCAATCCGCACTTGACTATTCGAATAACAAGAAGCGTATGCAGGAATTACTTTCGGGACTCTAA